Within the Platichthys flesus chromosome 16, fPlaFle2.1, whole genome shotgun sequence genome, the region TGATATCCCGAGTGACTTCCTGATGTGGGGGATTTGTTTAAttaggggggggaggggttcaTCACGCCAGTCAACTCGTCTGACTGACAACCGACGGGGGAAAATCAGGGACACATGCGCACAACTACCTGTGCTGTgtttgtcctctgtgtctctgatggCAGGTCCATTACCTGGGTAACACaaagacggacacacacaatcagccaGGACGTTGTGTTAAACTCACCTGGGCTGTTAGGGGGTTAACAAGTGggaaatacagtgtgtgtgtgtgtgtgtgtgtatatgtgtgtgtgtgtgtgtgttcattcgAGCTTCCACACCTCCCTCGTCCGCTCCAGCACTGAAACTGATGTGCAACCATGGGGAAAATTAATTTCTTATTACATGACCCTCCTCTCCAACCCGCTTCCTAACTTCCTCTACCTTACCCGACAAAACACGCCCCTTTCTCCTCACTCCATTTACCAACCACCCCTATGGTCCTGGCTCCAATCATTCCTGTCCTTAACCTCCGTCGCTACTCGCCTGCAGTCTCCCCCTGGCTGCCTGCATCCACCTGGCTCAAAGGTCCTGTTCTCCACAGAGCCCGATGGCTGTGGGCGACAGGCTGTCAGGAGACTCAGGAATAGTAAAAAAACGTGTCCTTTCGACGGGAGCTCATttaggatcccccccccccccccccccccccctcgggcACATGTACAGTGATTGGACCTTTTAGGGTGTGCGTGgagtcctgcacacagatgacacatgcacaaaaacaccaataaaacacaatccaggctttttctttctgcattaATTTTCTTTACGCAAGAATTGGCCCTTTAGTttgtgacaactgaaggttgaatataaacactttttgagtttttaagacAACTGAAAGCTTCCACTGGTTGTTTTATGTTTAGaagtgttcagctgcaacacacaacttcaccacttgatgtcactaaattctacgcactgaacctttaagacaTCGGCAAAAATCTTAAATGAGTTGCAGGAAATCCTCATGATGCAAACACCTCAGACTGAAGGGTCCACTAGGTCGAGAGCAGCAGAAGAGACAAAGACCACAAGCAGAAAACGACGCTCACAGATTCCAGGCAGACGTTCATTCAACGTGCAAGcatgtaacaaacacacacgtacagaacACACGGTCCACACACTCGCTCGAGTTCGTTTCCTGAAAAGCTGAATTATCGCTGACATTGATCTGTGACTAGTTTAATTACTCACAGTCATTACCCAGAGGCAGCGGCTCCTCTCAGTCTcacctctctcctgctctgtctggATCTTTCTCTGCTCGTCTCTAGAGAGCCCTACACGGAGCACTCCTACATTCTCATTCTACCACCAGTGACTTCAAACAGCTTGATGAGTGTGTTCCTGTTCCCTTTCAAACATcgaatttaacatttttaatctcTCCAAACCCCCAAAAGAcgaaaattattttttttccattcgtCCTCACCCACACACTGTTTTGGGGGAACGTTGTCTTTTGAAACCCGCAGCTCACATCAGTGTGAACAACCCCCCCGTCTGCTAATTGAATTTGCAGCTGACTTTTAATTAACAGCGGATCAGATTTGCATAAAGTCGGATcagcccctcccccctccccttccacgTCTGGATGCCTGGCACAGAGCCAAGTGCAGGGGCTGCAAACTGACAGAGGaatgaggaaggaaggagggaggtaagaatggaggaggagaaggtgaggTGGTTGcaacaaaggagagaaggaacagcagatggggggggggggcaaatggGGGGCAAACAACAGCTCATGCCGTGAGATGAGGGAGTAGAACATACACATGGAAACAATCGAGGGCACGATACGATCACCAGGACgcgcacacacccacgcacatgGCATCGCACAAATAGTCAGATACTAAATAAAGTGGAAAATAACACAATGCATAGTTTTTACTCATCTTACAACCAGGTATTTATTGGAGACCCACGACGGCCTCGTCTACAAGGAGAAATGCGTTCGTCAACCAGCACCTGAGAGGATTCACGTGCACGTACAGTAGTGTCAAAtagtttacattttacaaacatGGACAAAAAAACTAGACAAATGTGACGATGATGCTGGAACCACCTCTTGCATATTCATGCAGCAACACATGAACTAGGTTGAGCATCCGTCAGAGAGCTTCCTGTTGAGAGGGCCCGTTCTGCCCCGATAGGTCCCATCCATCACTTAGTGCCAGGTCTGACCAATGAGCATGCCCGTACCTATTAATCCCACATCCCATAATGCCTCATTGGTCTGACCTCTACAAGCAAAACTTTTATAAGGTGTGTACCAGCGAGTTTGAATCGACACAAACTGAAGTTCCACTCGGCCTGTAAGCAAACCCTGTGCCGACCGAACACAGGTCCTGTCTCTGGCTTTCTTGCCCGACTTCATCAGTATCCAGAAAGAGCACAAGTCATTAATGAGAGTCATAAAGACTGGGCGGAGGGGCGGAGGGGCGGAGGAGCGCTGGGCGGCTGCCAACGGGACGGTGGCTGGGCGGGGGTGCAGGGAGGGGACGAGCAACggacagacagagcagagatgcagctgctttctctctcagtcgtttcctggaggagatggagggagctgcggaggaagagagagaatgtgGGGGGGCTCAACTATCCTGAGTAAAGGGTTTGCCCGAGGGTCAGGGCCATGGGTGACACATCTGAATACTGGGGCGTGGGAGACGCCATTTTGAGGAGGCAGCGAGACGCCATTTTGAAGTGCTCTGCATGATGATTAAGggaaagtattaaaacaattaatAGGAAGAAGCCGCAAATTCTGCACTTCTCTAAATTCCAAAAGGTTGATTGATGACTCATCGGACCACATGACTTTGATTTTTACCCCAGATCATCAGCCACCAGACAATTAGCATTTGTTTCTTTTAGTTCTGGTGCTTTactaattatttttatttaattcagagATTAAATCTAATTACGCCTTTAACTGGGATAAATAACTAAAGGATTATTTTGCAACTGCAAAATATGCACATACAAAATATGAACCCCTTTAACTTTATATTTGTAATGTAAAAATCTGCCTTTTGATAAATGTGAAATTCagacatgaaataaaactgcAGCCTCTTTCCCTCGACACCTGTTGGTTTGCTGTACATTCTGCTGATTCGGCACCGAGGCCTTGACTGGAGCTCAGGACTCGTCTCGTCCCATCTCACCCACTGAGGAAGAATACAGGCACTCAGGCATTCAAGTAATTAGTGCTAATCAGCCATCCACTGACCGTGCAGGCAGCCATATTGATTTCAGAAGCTAATCAAGGGAAAGCTTAATGGCACGACACTTAACGAGCTCCATGATGTGAATTACACCTGCGATTGTAATGGGATGGGATCCAGTGTAGTAGAATATATATTATTCTGAGCATAAGAATGGTGGTTTGTTCATCTTTAGCTACTCTGAAGATTGTGCAAAGTGTGTTGACAGGAAACTGAAGAAAAATCTAAGAAAGTAAATATTTACAACtttaatctttatttctttaaaataagataaaaggACAATTTTTGTTAATAAtacaagtaaaaaaatgtatcagaaCACAGAGGAATATACAGGACAAAGCATGACAGTGACAGCTTAGAGAATTACATATGCTTCAAACAGACAAAGATCCTTGGTATATTATGGAAAAGCAAAGAAGTGGGTCGGTTTCCCGCTGCATAAACGTGTCGACTGTAGAAGAAGTTAACTTGGCACCAACAACCTGCTCTGTTTCCAGTTTCAGCCAACATGCGAGCAAACCCCCTCCAATAAATAAGGCACTGGGAAAGGCCCAAACGCAGGAAGAGTacgagtctgtgtgtgtttgtctgtgtgaagtAATTGAATAAGTGGACCACAACTCATGGCATATGTTCACATTTCATCTCGTGCATAAATACTTATTCATCTTAAATCACTCTTAAGATATTTCTATTAATAAACGTAGACAAGTATCACCGGGAATTTTAAAAGAGACGTCCAGGACCTGACATCCATATTTACCATGGATACACATGTATAACAAATCAGATAAAGCAAAACatcttttgacaaaaaaagaaaatcaaacataTGATGTACTATTGGGTGAgagctgagtgagtgtgtgtgtgtgtgtgtgtgtctgtcacatgtAGGCAAAGTGCTGCACAGCCACTGGCCGACATGTCAATGACACACGATGTAGAGATCAAGTGCAACAATGAAAGTCAGAACGTCCCACACACGTTTATAGAGGCGTGTGGAGAAAACTTCTGTTACGGCATCAATTCTTACAAACGCTGctaaaaacaatcaaacttGAAAACTGGGTGAAAGTGGACGAGGTTAACGTGTTACTGATGAAGACGATGCCGTGTGAAACATATTGCATCGTGTCAGTCCGTCCTGTTCGAGCCGGAAACTTTGGCACCACAAGTAAAAACCACCGAGGATAACTGAAATCTGGaagcaggttaaaaaaaaaataagaagaatcAAGCTGCAGCGCAACATGAAGACTCAAACTTCTCTTCACACTCTGTCCGCAATCGTGAACGGGTAGTGTTTACTAAAGGAGGCAATAAACAGACGTCTACTGTTCATTAAGCCGCCAGAAACGTTGAAAATGAACTCCCTCTGGCAAGGTTTTAAGCTTCTGTCCCACCGATGACAGTGCGGGCTGGCGTggagggggagggtggggggctGTCGATGAAGGTAAAAGTCTTATAGCAGGTGAGTCGCACACAGCTGAGGTCGGCAGCTGGCGTCTACATCTCATGGGCGGCGAGATGATGCTCTGGGATTCCGTTGGCGTGAGCCGCCACGGAGTTGTTCTCATTGAGGCGCCTCACGCGGTACATTTCATAGTGGATGCTGCTGGTGATGTCCTTAATGTTCTGCATATGGGTcctggaaaacacagacacacgagGAACCAGTGGATGAGACGGGGAGATCTTGgctttttacaatatttaaaaaaagtctttCACTTAAAAAACGTGTTTATTATTACACAGAGTTCACTCACCTGATGAGGAGATCCCTTAAATAGGCAAACTCACAGTGGGCTATGTTCTCAactggagagagacacagagagagagaaagagagagagagagaggttattagttattaaatattaataatcgagtttaacaaacaacacaaggcaCAACTGGTTAaaaaagggataaaaaaaaacagtatgaCAGCTGAGTTTCCTGAACAGACCACTAGGTGGGGTCAGTGAGTTGTCCCTCGCTCACTTTATTCCTCTGTTGATAACTTCATCTACTCTGAGTCATTCAGAAGAGATTTGACAAAACAACTCAGATATTCCTGCGggacacgtgtttgtgtgtttgcacgctGCAGGAAATGAAACTTCCTTTATGAGACACTTGATAAAGGGGTGGAGCCGTCTGTCTGGGAGGATAACATAATGTAATGACGACTCCTGCAAACAAATGGATGCACAGAACTGGCCAAATGATGAACTGAGAAAATattcaaagaaacaaaaaaaagtaaaaaacattaacaactaTTTATTTCCTATTGTTTTTTAACTAGATTGAGCAAAACAAGGTTTCCTCTCTACAATTGATTTAACTTCTGATGTGAGCATCTTCCATGTCTTTGTgtggatcggggggggggggcgctcttCAGACATACTGTGTCTGCTGGAGGCCTGAAGCAGCCACATGGCTCACACCAGTCTGGACCCTGAATGAAGCATTGTTTTATTGACTGACGAGCTCAGTGACTTCTTTGTCCATCTGGTGTCTTCTTAAGGAAACCACTTCCAGCTTGGTGATGTGCACACTGAAGAAACTCTGCCCTTAAATAGTTGAGATGCGTCCCATAATACTTTTTaactccgccaaggaggttatgtttcatctgggtttgtttgttcaaCAAATTtgtgaatcttgatgaaaataatcaggcatgtttaggagactgatatttataagtgtgtgcaatttggtgtagATCTTAGCCTGGGCTGAGGTATGCAGTGCAGTTCTAGTTCATATTGCAGTAACACCACTTCATCATGACATAACTGATTATTTACATTAACCAATCATATGATGACAAAAGATTGGTTAATGTAAATAAGCTGTAGAGTGAGTCtctgattttattgtttgtgaaaGTTTATGCTTTACTACGCCATTATTTTCATAGATATCTGgccaaatgtatttttctgacCACATTTTTGTTGACATCGCCCTTTGACCTATCAACTCCAAAAGTTCATGGTTTGAAGAGATACACTGCCAAGCAATATTCACATAAAATTTGGCAAAAATCCAACCCGAAGGGTAAAAAACTGGGTGAACAGGCagtgaaagaagaggaaagaaggggAAAGAGTAGTGAGTTGTACCTTCGATGGTTCCCCACTTGGTTTTCCTCCCCAGCAGCCTCCTGCCATTGACCTGGTACTCCTGGTCACTGCCCACCACAGCAAATGGGATCATCTCCTGCTCCAAGGTTAAaaggcaaacagacaactcaGTCAGATGTCATTCACGTAAGGTCTATCAACAGTGACAGTTGATGGATTAGGGTTGACGGGCTGTCTGAGTATCAATTAGGGCGACTGACTCGAGTGATAGCCTCACCCTGATCTTCTCGTTGATCATCCTGTCCTCTGCATCCTCGTCAAATTCCTTCTGAGGGTACACGTCAATCCCGTTGGCTCGTAGCTCTTCCCTGATCTGGTGAGTGATCAGAGAACAAACCCCTTAACCAACAACAGTTCAGAAAGGCCTCAAATTAAGGCATTTAATTGAAAGAATAATGAGGCAGACGTGATTAAAGCAGCCTTTAGAGAATACAACGAATGAACCTAAAACTGGCTGATGCACAGATTGAGGCGGTATTAACACTAATCTTCTGACTAATCCAGTCCAAAAGTTTGGGCTTAGTCATTAATCGCTGTctgtacacaaacaaaacagaaaacctcTCATAATGAGTGCCTCTGCATAAACctgagcacgcacacacacatatataaacctGGGGAGCCAGCTCACAACTAATGAGACAAAGGGAAATCGTGAATACGATGccaataaaaacatacaaaagaaAGACTGCAGCTTTATTAActgtgaagaggaagagcagaaaggacgagagagagagagagagagaccgccAAATACAGAAATCtactgaaataaagaaaaaagaaagacagacggATGTTACCTTCTTTTTGAAGAAGTCCCTCTCCTCCAGGGTGAGTGTATCTGCCTTGGCAATGACTGGGACAATGTTGACCACTTTACTGAGACGTCTCATGAATTCTACATCCAGAGGCCGCAGActtgagagaaagagggaaaacaaactttaaatgtaGAGACATGAATATGAAATTGTGACACAAAATGCTTCCACCAGAGGGCAGATGTTCCTCATATCTCCCAGATGGAACTCTCACATAGCTCCATGacgggacaaaaaaaaaaacgtgtggtCGGTTTGAGgagaacagaactttttccacAGTTGGACAAGAGCATGGGTCTGTAGCTGGAGCTGCTGAATCACATACAGTTCGACAACGATAGGTCATTGTCAACAAGGAGGGCCTTGTGCACTCATGCAGGAGCCATTCAAAGGACAAAAGTGCAACAATTGATTGCACACACCAGACACCCACATagactctgtgtctctctcgtCCTTCCGGCCTCTGTCCCATTAGGCTTTTTAAGGCAAACCCTGAGCAGCTGCTGGCCAGGCCATGTGACATCTGCAGTGTTGGATCAACAGGGGGCCATTTTACACCAGCCCCCTGCCAGAGCAAAGACAGACCCTGACACAAAAATTAAATAGAGGCGCAGCACTTGAATGGTgatcaactgtgtgtgtgtgtccaaacgAGACTGAAAACCCACAGCTGCTTTCAATATTTTCCCAAGACCTGCCACTGCACTCGACTTAAGTTACAGAAATGCAAAAGCTATAAAATGCATGGTGAACCTATGAATCTAAGCGCCCTCCCCCTAATTTCTCCTGCTAGTATTCCCCAGACACCCCCCTGCCGCTCAGAATGGTAGGGGCCTGaacaagcagagagagaaaggacagTTTATTCAGTTCCATCAaacacagatgtgtgtctgtaagaGATCCAGGGAAAGAAACTTGGGACTGTGTGCTGCTTCAGGGCCTGGCGAgagaggcctgtgtgtgtgtgttagtgtgtgtgtgtctgtgtggtgcgGAAACTTTCGGGGACATGTATGTGTTCAATATGAGGGATAACAATGTTTTTCCAAGCTGCTTCACTTTAGAAAGCTTCAGAATAAACAGGAAATCTGTATCATTGTAAATGACCTTTTAGCAAATTAACAACAAACAGTTAGAGAAGTTTTGGTTCATGCAATTCTATCATAGATTTTTATAAccaacaaattgcacacacacatatatatatcagtttcctaaacatgcctgactttttcatcaggatccatgaattactcaaCTATAATGTTGAAAATACTCCCACCTATTTTAATGTCCTAATGTTAAAGTTAATAAAGAAAGCTCCTGGATTCACCCCCAGCTCTGGATCCGCTGCAAAACATAAAGGGTTTTTCCTTGGGTCACGCCCCACCCCTAATCAAAGTTTAATTGATATGGGCTCAGACAGGGGTAAGAAGATAACTTCTGTGCTGAATAAGGTCATTTCAGCCGTCATATCTTAATGAAGGTTACAGGCAAGTTTAGCAACATacactttttctctctctctcactttcctgTTGTCTGACATCTTATTTCTCAACTGAGAGCGACAGAGGGCGGCAGCGACATCTTTTAAGGTGTCGTGTTATGGAGCAGACAACTAAAGTAGGATTAATACTCCGGCTgtcttatctgtgtgtgtgtgtgtgatttccttTCTGAACCACATTTAACCATGTGTGATTGTGTCCTTACCAGTGTCCGGTTGGGGGGATGAAGTATATGCAGCAGTGAACTCTGGAGTCTGGGATCCTTTTCTTCCTGTTGATGttgatctcctcctgcaggtacGCCTCATACTGGTCGTTAATGAACTTCATGATAGGCTGCCAGCTGGAACACAGCAGgtatggagggagggaggtagaggaagagaaTGATAGATAAAAGAGGGAAAGGTAGTAAGCAACATTGAGGTAAAAAGATGGGAGGAAAGAGGAGCTCACAgaatgagacagacagaggaaggagaaaggaTACAAGgatttaaaacaacagagaagAGGACAGGGGAAAGTAAGAtgacaggaagagaaaggggAAAGGGTGGGACATGTGGTGAGAAACATCAACTCACAGGGTTCATACAGTAAATGCAGTGATGACAGAGTAGTTAGGTACCAGTTCTCATTGTTGATCTGGTCGCCAAAGCCTGGAGTGTCAATGACCGTCAACTTCATTCTCACTCCCTTCTCCTCAatgtctgcacacaaacaaaaacacaaggtcaGGGAGAATTAGAACACTGTACACCTATGATAACATGAACACCCTGTATACTACAACTACTGAACCTGAGATATGCTTAATGTATAATTCTATAACTGCACTAATTGTAACCTGAACTGCATCCAGAAACTTATCTTATTTGTTGGAAATTAATGAGACATTAGGAAAAAGCTGCCAGATTTAAAACTGTTGATTTTGTAAGGTTAAGAATACATTCCAACGTAGTTTGAGCCTAACTAGCCATCTGCAATTTAAGACAATtggatttaaattaaaaagtaaatacaatggagaagggaagaaaaacaaagtgagagaTTGGGATATTTTTGCTGACAGACATTCAGACAAccagaaaaacagacaaaaatgaAGAGAGAAGGAATGAGGGGTTGAGGAGGGACGTACCGTGACTGATGGACTTAATTTCGATTGTTTTGGGGATCTTCTCCTGAGCAGTAGCCAGCACCGACTTACGGCTGACTTTAGACTTGAACAGAGTGTTCATCAGGGTAGACTTTCCCAGGCCACTCTgtcctgtaaacaaaaacaacaacacagagacgagagacagtgagacacacacagaaggagatGATGCTTGTACTGCAGGTACCTCAAAGtgcagagaaatataaaaaatctaattaaaacaaTGAGAAGCTTacacaaataaagcaaaaccaAGATAAAAAGTAATTATTTTCAGATACTTTTCAACCAGATGATCATTTGATAAGATTATATAGAGATATAGATAATAAGGGAATCTTTATGGTAGAATCAGTCTGTAAATATCTGTATGAATGCAACCATCTCCTCCCACTGCCACCAACACCGGTTAATGAGGAGGGGATAGCAGAGGCCCACTGGGCAGCGACTGCACAGTTCATCTTCAGGTTGTGTCAACATCGTGAAATGAATACTGGAGAAGCACATTCAAACACAGTCAAAGTTACAGTCAGTCAGCAGCGTGCTTACATGCAAACAAGGCTCTACTCTGCAAACAGTGAGACAACAGCTGCACATTTTATTGGATGTAAATCATTCACTTCAGTTTGAGGTTAAGAAGCGATCATCCCTTCATGCCAAATGTGACGTACTGTAAAGCCTCAGCCCTGTACagtgtctgtcctctctgtcagcGGCATTTCTCTAAGTGTCTCAGTCCAACATTCTTTCACTAACAACCATCACAACAGATGTGGCACCAAAATCCCACACTTACTGCCTGTATGTGGTCATCGTCGTGCATACTTTGTTGAACACTAACTCACAAATATAAATGCATAGAAAATACAGAACTATATTGAAGATGAAAAAGAACAATGAAAAGATTGCCCACAATTACGGATCTGAACCAAATTAGAGGTTTCTTGCTGCAATCGAGTTCTTCCAAGGTTCAAGTTATCTTTTTTTCATCCCTGTGGGGCAATTAGTAAAACTGCAGGCACAAACGGACAAACCACCCAATAACGTTAAATGCATTAACAAATACAGTTACTTCACTACAAGTCTGATGGCAGCAGGTAGAAATTATATGATTCTTTACTTTAAGATTTGATGAAGGAAGGTTAAAACATTTTCCTTAAAGTACTGTAAAGGTTAAACTTCAAAGCTTACAATAAAAAGGGCCGGACTGCATTTTCCCTCTTCCGTGTTTAACAACTTATTCTTTTGAATAAGACCTGACAAATGGACCTTACCTGCTCTGTAGGCTTCACCGTTTATGATCATGCAACAATTTACTAATACAAAACCAATATGTAAAACACTCAACTCTTGAAAATAACAACTTGCACTGAAAATAATTTCAACTGAATGGAAAATTGGCTCCACAACCCTGAGGCTGTTTCttaaacaaacttttttatTGCAGGATGAAACGCAGACCCAGAGGCACGACACCAAGTGGAGACATAAGGGAGATGGTGGTTTTAAAGAGGCCTGTCAACTACGGAGGCGCGAGTGTGTCTGTATGTAATTAGCTCCTGTTTAAAAGGAGTCTGATCACAGTGATGAGGGCTCAACCACAAACAGTTTAATTACTGTGTTTGGCTGCTTATTAAAAACGGGTTTGAGGCTTCAGTTTTCTCACAAAAAATTATGAGAGAAACCAGCACATCTACCTGAATGACAGTCGGCCTAGAGTTCTCTTGGAGaccaacacacatttaaaatgtcagctGCACTTGATGACAAGGCTCAGAGAATGACATGAAAATCGtctttatataaaaaagaagagaagaagttaTTAATTCATGACTTGAGCAATCCTGAATATTTTGGAGCTGTAACCACCCAGCACTCAGCAGCAAGAGGCCAACTCCAGCCCTAAGGACAGAGTTTCATGGCATTGACAGGAATGTCTTTTGGTTTGTGTGAGGGCTGAGCATAAAGACATTTAAACTCAGTGTGTTACATTTAAACGTAACGCATATATGCAGCAGGTCAGAAATCAGATTTCTAAACCTTTTTGAAAACATGTCACGCTCATTTTAACTAAACTAATGAATTCATAGGAAAAAAGATGGCCCGAATGTTTTTCTGGTGTGTTTCATAGCAGAGAGACTGTGCAGTGAgctgacagaaagacaaaggtctttgttttcctcctatATTAAAACAACTTACCCACAACCATAATGTTGAGCTCGAAACCCTGCTTCATGgccttcctcctcatctgttCCAGAATGGCGTCGATCCCAACGTAACTGAAGTCCACCACAGGGCCACCGACCTTCTCCCCGTACAGGCCGCCCATCGGTGGGGACACCACAGCATCGGGCATCACCGCCTCAGACATGGTCATGCCACTGTAGCTGGATATCACCTCTGGCCCTGGTTTGACAGAGGTAAAGGAGAAAATGGAGGGTTAGAGGGGCAGTGGCTGAGGaagtcattttcagacatgacatgatatggaATTTGctttttacatatgaagaatgcaTCAAGAGACTGTGCCGGTcggacacgttcacaacaacagaaaaatgtccGAGCGAGGCGCCTGAGGAGATGACGTATGAATGCCGTGgtggaaatcacatgtttttgttgcagCAGACAGACATCAGCACGCATCACCAAAAGTCTTATTTGACATCTTTGTCGCAATCGTCGATGTGTTTGTCACCTTTTTCTCCTCTTGAGATGAATgtattcttgtttttgtttttttttgcatctgtcccGTGTCGCCATTGCATCAACTTACTCTGTGAATTCGATTAGCGAGGGCGAGAATTTGAAATACAAGGACTGTGGgcgagagaggagcagagctgagGGCTATATCGAATCACTCACAGTTCCTAAGAGGAATAACAAATTATTGCAAAACTGCTAAAAGAAAACTTGGCAACTACATTATAATTAAATCACGTGATAAAAATAACATGCATAATAAGAACCTTGGGAAATCGCTGCTTTTCAATCATGATGTACCTGCTGGAGAACTGGCACCAAAGTGGCTTATAAATATGTCTGGTTGTTTCAGTCTGCTTTATAATCACCACACACGCCATGTAAAAATCACCCCCTGACTTTTAAACACAGGAGTCTCATGCCAACGCAGACTCTTGACTCAACAGAAAACTCAAAATACACTCTATAGTATTAAAGTACTTTGCACTTGGCAGGAGGTTATCCCTGCAGTTTGTTTTGCTAATGATTAGCTCAATGTCCTCCCGTGGAATTCCCATGGATGCGTGTCCAATCATAAGCTAAATATTCAACTTTTAATATGGTCGCTGTTGTTTTACTATGTTCACTGTTACAGTGTGTTCAGGGAGTGCAGGTGAAGAATTTAGACTGTTTATGTCTACGTCTCCATTTCCAGTGGATGAAGTAGAGAATACCCCTCAGAGGGCCCCACTTTCCCTCGCCTGCACAGAGCAGTGTTACTGTCTTGTTAATGTCAAGGGTGGAAAACAGAGCCAGAGACGGTTTAGGCTGAAACCTGatgcact harbors:
- the LOC133971534 gene encoding neuronal-specific septin-3-like isoform X2, which translates into the protein MSDSTVNAHLDGIISDFEALKRSFEVEEADSSTHPSPLTRRTTNPLRSSTASTSSQRSYDLSSRNSDYSSSSRSSPSESSNPRSPNTGMRRIELSGGRNPDTSSSRRSEISIEVSSKQIDNSPSAGIARFGLKRPEVTLGSRSTPLDSSSNSISTSSNRRAELAMTRSSEPPAPPRRMDAQLSSAPVSRIPDPPQRKAETPSPILSPADGVSRKPEMPVFRQPDGLVPGSTLENNNNNNHPPPAPSAPLPSLAEPRVERVQSPITETPTSRPTDRPEVISSYSGMTMSEAVMPDAVVSPPMGGLYGEKVGGPVVDFSYVGIDAILEQMRRKAMKQGFELNIMVVGQSGLGKSTLMNTLFKSKVSRKSVLATAQEKIPKTIEIKSISHDIEEKGVRMKLTVIDTPGFGDQINNENCWQPIMKFINDQYEAYLQEEININRKKRIPDSRVHCCIYFIPPTGHCLRPLDVEFMRRLSKVVNIVPVIAKADTLTLEERDFFKKKIREELRANGIDVYPQKEFDEDAEDRMINEKIREMIPFAVVGSDQEYQVNGRRLLGRKTKWGTIEVENIAHCEFAYLRDLLIRTHMQNIKDITSSIHYEMYRVRRLNENNSVAAHANGIPEHHLAAHEM